A region of the Chryseobacterium cucumeris genome:
TGTTGTGATACTTTTCTGATAGTTTAAAAAGGCAATTTCCTGCTCTTTGCTCGCTACCTTAAATTCATATTTCAGCTGCCCTTTATTGAAAACAGGAACCATTAATCCTCCCAACAATTGTCCGGCCAGTGAACTTGGTTTAAACAGAGTTTCAACGGAAAAAGAATTCAGTCCGAAACCGGCACCCAGATCAATCTTAGGATAAAAAGCAGCTCTTGCAGCCTTTGCATCAGCCTGAGAAGCTTCTAAAACATAATAATTGGCAGCTACATCCGGTCTGGAATGGATCACATTTTCTACATTAATGGTTTTATTTAATACTTCCATATTGGTAGGCATCAGTATTTTACCGCGCTTTACCTCTCCGCCATAGCTTCCCGTTAATGTTGTGATCGCCTGTTCTACTGTAACAATTTCCACTTTGATGTGTTCAATCTCTGCCAGCCAGTTGTTATTCTGGGCTTTAAACTGCTGAACTGCCAATTCCGTAGCTTTTCCCACTTCACGCTGGGCCAGAACAATTTCAAAGGCTCTTTGCTGAAGTTTATAGTTTTTCTGATAAATCGCAAGACGGTTATCTAAAGCAACCAGCTGATAATAGAGATTCGCAATATCTGTAAAAAGCTCTACCTGCAATAATCTTAATCCTTCCGTTGAAGCGAGATATTTTTTCTGCGCAGCAATCTTCTTATTTTTCAGCTTTCCCCAGGCATCAATTTCCCAGCTGCTTCTTGCTCCCAGCCAGTAATTAGGAGTAAAATCCCTGTTGATTTTCTGGTCTTCCGTAATATTAGGCGAAAGGTTGGTATCATAGTTTCCGACACCTTCCATTGTATATTTACCATAATGGTTACCGGAAACCTCTGCTCCCACTTCAAGAGATGGCAGCAGATCCATCTTTGATCTCTGAAGGAAACTGTTGGCAATCTCCACTCTCTGCTGTGCAATCTGGAA
Encoded here:
- a CDS encoding efflux transporter outer membrane subunit; this translates as MKRLNHRNILYGIASLSLVSCAVPKVTELKKAQQLPEEIIKADQNKNPDEFRQINLKAYFTDPQLLELFDKVVQANPDFQIAQQRVEIANSFLQRSKMDLLPSLEVGAEVSGNHYGKYTMEGVGNYDTNLSPNITEDQKINRDFTPNYWLGARSSWEIDAWGKLKNKKIAAQKKYLASTEGLRLLQVELFTDIANLYYQLVALDNRLAIYQKNYKLQQRAFEIVLAQREVGKATELAVQQFKAQNNNWLAEIEHIKVEIVTVEQAITTLTGSYGGEVKRGKILMPTNMEVLNKTINVENVIHSRPDVAANYYVLEASQADAKAARAAFYPKIDLGAGFGLNSFSVETLFKPSSLAGQLLGGLMVPVFNKGQLKYEFKVASKEQEIAFLNYQKSITTAFNELQSILKQTKIYERVLKLKSEEVGFLDRGVEVSNDLYLTGYANYFELINSQKSKLTAELDLLQFQHQNTRNNVLLFKALGGKLD